The Macaca fascicularis isolate 582-1 chromosome 14, T2T-MFA8v1.1 genome contains the following window.
ATTTgggtgggtttatttctggattctatGTTCAGTTCTGttgatctatgtatctatacacacagtcttgtcttttttttttttttttttttgagacggagtctcgctctgtcacccaggctggagtgcagtggtgcgatctcagctcactgcaagctctgcctcccaggttcacgccgttctcctgcctcagcctcccgagtagctgggactacaggcacccgccgggactacaggcacccgccgccacgcccagctaattttttgtgtttttagtagagacggggtttcaccgtgttagccaggatggtctggatctcctgacctcatgatccacccgcctcggcctcccaaagtgctgggattacaggcgtgagccactgcacccggcccacacaGTCTCGATTATTATAGCTTTTAACTCAAGTAGActcttcttactttatttttctttttcaaaaggtTGCTTTAGCTGTTCTAgtttctttgcctttccatataaattttagaataagcttacCTATTTCTTCAGAAAATCTTGCTGGGATTTGGTAGGAGTTGTGTTAAATCTGTATGTGAACTTGGAGAAAACTGACATCTTTACTGTGTtgagtctttcaatccatgaacatgaacatggtatatctctacatttatttaaaactcctttggtttctttcatcagtgttgtatagtttttagtatataataacatgttttattatatttacgTATTTACacataaattttgtttgtttgtttgtttgttttttgaaacagtgttgctctgtcgcccaggctggagtacaatggtgcgatctgtaatcccagctacttagtaggctgaggcaggagaatcacttgaacccaggtggtgaaggctgctgtgagccaagatcgtgctggtgcactccagcctaggcagcagagtgagactctgtctcaaaacaaaaaacaaacaaacaaacaaaaccaagttCACAGGTTCCTTCCTCTGCCCCCTACATTCTGCTATTTAGTCTGTCCACTGGAATttctattttggttattgtattttttagttctaaatgttccatttggttcttctttatagtttttgtttctttgctgaaactttgtatttttatttgtttaaagtaTGTTTGAAATAGTTCGTTGAAGCACTTCTTTTTTATGATGGCTGCTTTGAAATCTTTGTCCGATAACTCTAATACTCACTATGTCACTATTGACATCTATTGATGGTCTTTTATCAGTCAGTTTGAGATCTTCTGGATTCTTGGTATGATAAGTGATCTTTGATTGAAACCTGGACTTTTTGGGTGCTATGGTATGAAACTCCGGATCTTATTTGAACCTTCTCTTTTCACTGGCTTGTTCTGATATCGCCCTGGCAGGGGAAAGGCTGGGGGTGCCACCTCATTCCTGCCCGGTGGGGACAGAAGTCCAGGCTTCCCACTCAGTCTCCATTGACACCTGGGCATGGGTGGGCTGCTCCTCATTGTTGCTGGGCAGGAGTAGGAGTTCCAGCTCCCCACTAATACTTCCCTTGCTGGGAGGCGTAGGAGCGCCTTCTTACTGCATCCCTCCACATGGTCTCTGCTGACACCACAGGAAAAGGGGGTGGCCTTGTCACACTGGGAGGTGGCAAAAGTGCCGATTCTCCACTAGCCTTCCTCTGACGCCACCCCAATGCACAGAGAGAAGAATGCCTGTTACTGTGGGGGAGGAGGGGCACGGAATCCAGGCTCCCAGGTGGTCTCTGCTGACACTGTAGTGGGGGGTCTTATTACTGCCAGGGATGGGGTGGTTGAGGGGGATGAAGTCCTGGTTCTTTACTTGGCACCCTACAACTTTCCCCTGGTTGGAGTTTGGGCCACCTTGTCACAGCCTTAAGAGGAAGTCCAGGCTCCCCACCCAACCTTGGCTGGCCTGATGAAGCCACAGTGTTTGCTGGGGTGTTTGTCTGAAGTAGAGTGGTCGTTATCTACAATTCTCTGTCTTACCAGGCTTCCCTTTCCTGGTCCTTTATCTAGAGAGGGCAGCTTTTGTTGGGGCTTTTGTGGTCTGTGCCCATTGGCATTTCTAAGATGCTGGCACCTTCAGCCCAGGTCTAGGATAtgtgaggcaaaaagaaaacccaaggaaCTCACCACGGGCTGAAGTTCCTAGCTGGTCTGCCTCTTGCTTGGGCTTTCAGAGTCCTcttatgtttgctttatatatgatGTTCAGGGTTTTTAATTGTACTTAGCAAAAGGACAAAGGAAAATTCTACTTCTACTCCATCTCCTGGAAGCAGAcatcactgatcttttttttttaaagttatatcaGAGACCGTCAAGCTTTCTGGTTTCTAGAGCCATCTTAGTTTTTATCACGATAACACAGGATAAAATCCTATAAACTAAAAAGTATCAAGACAGATCTCAATCAagttagaggtttattttgccaagttaAGGACCATGGctcgtgacacagcctcaggaggtcctaagAATATATGCCCAAGGTGGCTGagttacagcttggttttatacgttCTATGGAGAcaagttacaggcaaagacacaaatcaatacatataaggtatacattggtttgaCCCAGAAAGGTGGAGCATCTCAATGAGTGGGGTAGGGTAGGGAGCTTGTAGGTCATGGGTGGATTCAAATGTTTCATAATTGggaattggttgaaagagttaagcccTTCTGAAGAGTTGAAGTCAACTTGAATTAAGGGAAGGTAGATGGAGGTGGGAGCAGGTGGTTGTGGAAGGcaaggttcttgttatgtagatgaaaccTCCAGGTAGCAGACTTCGGAGAGAATAGACATTCAAGTGAATGTCTCTTACCAGACCTCAGAAAGGTGTCAGACCAGgaaggagattctctacagaatgcaaatttcccccacaagagtcagctttgcagggccatttcggaatatgtcaaagaaatatatgtggGGCTGAATTACTTTCATTTCCTTCAGGGCTTGTTATCTGTCATGTGGTGCTATACCAGAATCAGGCTGGAAGTTGGTATCTTATTGCTGAAAAGAGGCTGATTTGTCAGTCTCAAGATCTCTGTTGTAATGTGAATGCTGGTCCCTGGTCAGCTGTGTCTAAACTCCATGGGGAAGCGGCATATTGAGCATGTCTGGCCCTTCCCTTCCCGTCATGACCTAATTTTCTTAGGCTTCtttggggtccccttggccaagagaggGATCCATTCAGTCCGTTAgggagcttagaattttattgTAGGCTTACAATCCTGACTCCAAACTGTACAAGAATCCCTTTTTTTGCATTGAAATAAAAGTTTCCTGGGCCATATGTTAGAAAATGATCAGCTGTAAATTCTTTGGCGTTAGGATTTCCTTATCCCCATAAgactctctctttcctcctgttttttaataattaaaatttttttaattacttcttttttacagacagggtctcaccatgttgcccaggctgttctcccaaagtgatgggattacaggcgtgagccaccgtgccccgcctctCTTTCCTCCATTAAACAGCgctttcctccttcctctagGGACCTCCTGAATGTAAGCCTCTTCCTCACACTGGCCCACCACTCACCTGCCTCCACCACGCCAGACGTCCTCAGGCAGCATCACCCTGGCATCTGCTCTGCTCCTGGTTAGATAGAGCAAGTGGAAGGTGGACAGGCTTTCATGTTGATCAGCTTTTATGATGGAGACAGCCACCTCCTCCAAGGTGCACAACCTCAACACTCTCCACCTCTCCATTAGGCATCTTGGTGTTTCTCAGGCCTGTCCATAAATTCTTTACTTCCCAAGGTGGCTGGAGAACACCTTCCCTTGAAAAGACTGCTGTTGTTAGCAACAGATTGATCCAGGATGGCTGCAGCCAGCTCCAACCACGTTCTATCTGGGAGGTAAAGACGTCACTTCTGTAGCCTTGTCCATCACAGCAAATGGCACTACAGCCACTCCTGGCCCCTCACCTCCTTTCCCTCACCTTCCGGCTGCCACCTGCGCCGCTCCGTTTATACCTAAAAGGAAGGCAAGGTTTAGAGAAGGAGGTAGATGATGCCACAGGGGGAGAGTCCGAGAGCTTTGTGCTGCCGACCCTGGGGCCCGCATCCCTGCATGGAGGCTGCACACCTGCACGGAGGCTGGGCTCCTTGGCCCTTCGTGAACACTTCTCAGAAGGCTCCTGTGAGCCACGTGCAGTGTGGAGAGCCCAGCACTCAGCACAGCGTCATTAATCTCAATTCCTTCAGGCACTTCTTTCTCACGGTGTAGTGAGGAGAGACACATCTGCAAACAGAGTGACAGGCATGCTGATTAGGGTGGCACCGCACATGCTGGGGGCGGAGGAGCGGGAAGGGCACTCTGGACAAGGTAACCCTGGAGTGGAATCCCATGGGATGCTTAGGAGTTCCCCAAGCCTTGGGAGGGACGTGTGCAAAGGCCTTAGGTGAGCGAGGCCAGGCCACAGTTGTGGGGTCTGCACCACTGAGTGCAGGAGGCTAGGGGGCCGGCTGAGGCAGAGATGGTGTCCATGGCCACTGCATTTAGGGACAAAGGCTACAGGAAGACCAGACAGGACAGGCTGCACACTGTGGGCTGGAGCCCAGTGGCTGAGGTGTGGTCCCCAGACACATCCGTTCATCCGCCTCCTCCATGCCAGGAGCTCCCTAGTTCTTGGGAGGACATGGGCACAGGCCTCTAGtgagcagcagcagtggcaggaAGCTTGCTGGGGGCCCAGCTCCAGCCCACCCAGCCCTCCTGGCTCCAACATCCTGGGGAGGGACCTGGCCACTGCCTTATGACAGGGCCTGGAGGAGTTCTGATGCCTGCCCAAGTTGAactaaagagattttaaaaaatgtggaagaGGATAAATGCGGATGGTGAACAGGGAGTGAAGGGTGGGCCCAGGTGTTTAGCCCACCAGGTGGGTGGCATCACTACCTCCGGGCTGGGAGTGGTCTGAAGACCCAAGGCCACCGAGTGTCAGCGTTGAGCCTGCAGGAGCTGGAGGGAGCCGGGGTGGAGCTGGGGACCTGAGCTGGGAAGCCGAGCCAGGGAGCTGAGCCGGGGCACAGCTGACTGGGTAGGGGGGTCACCAAGCAGGGAGAAGGATGCTGGGGCTCTGTGCCCCTTGAAACAGGTATTAGGCAGCGAACTGCCAATGGGGGGAAACTGGGAAGCCACCTCCCACTCCCACTGCACAGCCGGCTCCGGTGAATCCAGAAAGGCCTGTGTCCCGCCGCCCACACtgtgcagtctcgctctgtcgcccaggctggagtgtgatctcggctcactgcaacctccgcctcccaggagcAAAAGAttctccaacctccgcctcccaagtagctgggattacaagcgtgcacaccatgcccggctgatttttgtatttttagtagagatggggtttcaccgtgttggccaagctggtcacaaactcctgacctcaagtgatctgcccacctcggcctctcaaagtgctgggattacaggcatgagccaccgcgcccagccgcctGCCTTCTTTTCGAAACTTCTGGATGATCTTTTTATCTCTGCTCAGAAGACTCAGTCTCTGTCATGTTAGGAGGCATTCCCACCTGCCTTCCTTCACACAGCACTATCTCAGCACACACCTCCTGCCCTTGCCTTTCTACCTGCTCGCCCGTCTCTCCTCTCCTACCTGGCTCCTGGCCCTCACTCCTGGCCCTCCCACCCAGCCAACCTCTCTTCTCAGCCCTGACCACCTCCACGAGCACCACGCACCTCACCCATCTGTTTAAGGTTGTCGTAGTCTTTTTCATTCCCATCTCCCTAAAATATCAGCTCCACGAGGGCAggggttttgtctgttttgtgtttttgttcatCTCAGAAACAGACTTACCTTCATAATTACATTTGACTCAGCTTAATATTGAGATAACTTTATGTCCCCTGGACATGCAATAAGAGGTGGCGTCTCAGATGCTCTTGATGGTAGAATGTGGGTTTAAAAATTCAGGTCTAATCCATGATTATGATCAAGCTTTATCTTTTAGAACCCATGGGTGGCACTGGTGATGAGACAGAGGTGTGGAAGAAAAAGACAATTGCAAGTAATTGCTATTCTTTATTTTGtcactcaaaataaaataattaccaaaacaaaaaaattcttaaattgtGACAACACAACATCAAGGCAAAGAGAACAGGAAGAGCCGACTCTGTGTAAATTGGCCTAAGATTATCCATCATCTTAAGGTTTGACTTTAGATTGCAACACACAGACAAAGACGCCCAGGAGGCTCTCAGGACCGCTCCATGTCTTCTGAGGAGGCTCCGGCGGGGAGATCCGGGAGGCGGTCGAAGGCCCCAGCCTCTGCAAAGGGAAGAGCCACATTTGAGCAGCAACTTCTTAATACGCACACAAGAGAATTACGACCACGACGCATACTACAGGAAGCGGCGTGTGGTCGTCCTCTGTAAAGAGTCTTACCAGATTAAACCCAGAATTAGGGCCAACACTGTATTTCTCGCTTTGTAATGATTTAACTCCCACAGTTAGTAAGCATTTAAAACTGTCAGACTTTTAAATTTAGGCTTTAAAGAGGTATAATTCCTATCTGAGTAATGAGAGTTGGTATCTCCTAAGGAAAGAGTTTCCAtgttacaaaattaaaaacaaatgagaaaaaatctGGCAGAGTCCATCTGCCCGTTGTAGGAAAAGTCACCCCAGCTTTTCTCCCAGAGGCTCCACTGGGCTCCAACAGAGGGAACTTGGTGACTCGGTTCTGAGATTTCTAATGAACCCCGTCTTTTCCGAGACCTTCTCCGGCAGTCTCCCTcccccgctcccctcccctcactcctcttccctctccccgtTGCCACCTAAAGAGGAGCCCCATAATACTGCAAATGAAAACCATCCTGATCCCAAATGAACCCAAGGACCAGCCTTGATTTTCCAAACTGGACAAAACTGTGATGCGCAACTGAAGGTCTCCACTGGACAGGCTAAGCAGtccatccctcctccccacctcctcctccctgttaACCCTCAGAGCACCGGGTGACGGTCTCCACTGGACAGGCTAAGCGGtccatccctcctccccacctcctcctccctgttaACCCTCAGAGCACCGGGTGACGGTCTCCACTGGACAGGCTAAGCggtccctccctcctccccacctcctcctccctgttaACCCTCAGAGCACCGGGTGACGGTCTCCACTGGACAGGCTAAGCGGtccatccctcctccccacctcctcctccctgttaACCCTCAGAGCACCGGGTGACGGTCTCCACTGGACAGGCTAAGCGGtccatccctcctccccacctcctcctccctgttaACCCTCAGAGCACCGGGTGACGGTCTCCACTGGACAGGCTAAGTggtccctccctcctccccacctcctcctccctgttaACCCTCAGAGCACCGGGTGACGGTCTCCACTGGACAGGCTAAGCGGtccatccctcctccccacctcctcctccctgttaACCCTCAGAGCACCGGGTGACGGTCTCCACTGGACAGGCTAAGCGGtccatccctcctccccacctcctcctccctgttaACCCTCAGAGCACCGGGTGAAGGTCTCCACTGTAGGGGCTAAGCGGtccatccctcctccccacctctgcctccctgttaaCCCTCAGAGCACCGGGTGAAGGTCTCCACTGTAGGGGCTAAGCGGtccatccctcctccccacctccgcctccctgttAACCCTCAGAGCACCAGGTAAAGGTCTCCACTGTAGAGGCTAAGCGGtccatccctcctccccaccacatCCTCCCTGTTAACCCTCAGAGCACCGGGGCCACTTTCCGGCTCCCTCCACTGCTGCAGTAGGACCTGTGTGATCAAGGCCAGATGCCCATCGTGGAATGAATGCCAAGCATAGTGTGTGGGAGGTCTCCTCATCCCCAGTGTTTGCAGAAGACACTGGAAGCCAGGATCAGAACCTTTCCAGTTAGATTTCAAGGCAGCCTGCCTGGCAGGAGGGCTGCATAGGAAAACACTGCAATCTAAGATATAGGCTCCTATTAATTTCCCTGCTTAGAAAGTATGGTTTagggccggcgcagtggctcacacctgtaatcccagcactttgggagactgaggtagacagatcagttgaggccaggagttcaagaccagcctggccaacatgatgaacctccacctctactaaaaattaaaaaattaggcataatggtgtgcacctgttgtcccagctacttgggaggctgaggcatgagaatcacttgagcccaggaggcagaggctgcagtgagctgagattgcaccattgcactcgagcctgggcgacagagtgagacgaaagaaggaaggaagggagggagggaggaaggaaggcagggagggagggagggaggaagggagggagggagggagggagggagaaagagagaaagaaagagaaggaaggatggaaggaaggggaaaaggaaaagaaagagaagaaagaaagaaaagagaaaagacagagaaagaaagaaaaaagaaaagagaaaagaaggttTAGGACGGCTCACAAAGAACCTGGCCTATAGTATACCTGTGCCCTAAAAGGTCCAGCAGTTGTTACCGTATGAATAGATATGGTTCCAGTAGAGTGAGCTGCATCCTAAGGCCCACCCTCTTCCTGGGAGCAGCGCTGGCCCGATGGCCGTCCACAGACAGTGGAATGCCCCTGCCACAATCCCAGCCCTCTGGAGCTAGCTCTAGTGTCACATGCTCTGTCATCCTGATGCACAGCCAAACAGGACTTTGTATTTAGATAAATAACCGGCTACTTCCCAGGGGGATTCTACGGGTTCTCTTCTCGATGGGCCTTTTATGTTTCCAGTGTGCTAAGAGATGAATGTTAAGTTGGTGATATTTCACATACCTTTGAGATGCAAGAAAGACAGAAACTCAATGATTGTGCGCATGATATTGTTCTCAGGCATGGACCTGTCAAAGCTtcctagaaaagagaaaagatcaaCATTCACGACTTGTGCAGAGGGTGCTTCTCTGTCTCCGGTCATCCCCCCCGACAGAGGAGCTGGGCGCTGTGAGGTCAATGATCTGATCCCAGCAGCCTGAGGCCCGGCTGTGCTTTCCAAGGCCCTTGTTCAAtgtgagggagaggggagagatcCAGTTCAAGGCCtcgctcttcttttttttttttttttgagacggagtctcgctctattgcccagactggagtgcagtggcgtgatctcggctcactgcaagctctgcctcccaggttcatgccattctcctgcctcagcctcccgaatagctgggactacaggcgcccgccaccatgcctggctaattttttgtggttttagtaaagaaggggtttcaccgtgttagccaggatagtcttgatctcctgacctcatgatccgcccgcctcggcctcccaaagtgctgggattacaagcgtgagccaccgcgcccggccttcttttttttttttttttttaattgagatggagtttcactctgttgcctaggctggaatgcagtattgcgatctcagctcacggcaacctccgcctcccatgttcaagtgattctcgtgcctcagcctcccaagtagctgggactacaggcacccatcaccacacccggctaatttttatatttttagtagagccagggttttgccatgttggctaggccaatcttgaactcccgacctcaggtgatcacccgcctcggcctcccaaagtgctgggattacgggtgtgagccaccgcgcccggccccactctTCTGGAGGCCCTGGTGCCCAGGCAGCCTCCCAGTCTAGAAGGACTCCTTGCTGTCTCGGGTTTGCAGATTGTGTTTGCAGCTGCTGACAGGTGTGGCGAGGCCACATCCTCTTAAGTCATGGCCAGGCTTGGGCTGCAGCTGTGGACAGATGGGTGGCAGGTGTCCCGACACCCACAGCTGTCCCCCACTGCATGCACCTGGGAGCTGCTGGAAGTGAGGCGCCCGGGAGCCCGGGATAGGAGTCCTCTCACCTGGTTTCACGTCGTCTTGGGGCTGCAGCTCCCGCTTGCTGGTGAGGCCATTCTTGTCGCTGAATGACCTGTGGTTGCCAACAGCATCTGTTTGCAGATCAGAGAGGAAAGCCTCTGGGTGTGACTGTCatgcaccccctccccacacccaaaGAAGGACACAGGGCTGCCTGtagccaacacacacacacaacttgaCTGTGAAATAGAGCCCAGCGACAGACCCCAGAGAAGAGGGGGCGATTCTCCACCAAGCTGAGGTAAGACTTGGCTGCTTGCACCAAGGCCAAAGGGAATGTGAGGGTTTGCACAGGAGGGGTGGGAGAAAGGGAGGTGTGTCTCCTGAAGGGCGGGAGAGGCCGGGAATCTGCCCTGTTGCAGGGGTTGTGCCCGGGTCCAGAGGAGCTGACATCTCAGCTGGCACTGAGCTGGCATCAAACTGGGTGCCTCCCTGGCAGACAACAGGGGCTGGATCCTCATGTCCCTGAAAGCATGGGGGCCACTGAAGAGTTTAAGTTGTGACTGAATCCgatttttattttcactctgGCAGCTGTGTGCAAGACGGACTGGAGCCagggagacagaaggagagacagagggagcGAGAGGgtcacagagggagagagagaggatggcGGGGGGAGAAAAGGAGGTGCGGGGGCATGTGTGCGttcgtttgtgtgtgtgtgttcgtgtgtgtgtgtgttgtggtgcGAAAATGGGGGAACTGTGATTGCAAGCAGAGATCCCAGAAGTCCAGGGAAGAAACGATGACAGCTGTAAACCACGGGGCGTGGGGTGAGGAGAAGGGCTGCATTTGGGGCTGTGCAGGAAAGGAAATGGGAATGAGAGatggggaggaggatgaggacgCCTCCGCGTTTCCGGCTGGTCGGCCTGGGTGGACCGTGCCATCTACAAGGCCAGACAAAGGAAAATTAACTCCTATTTCCAGAGATGTCGTTCTTGGTGTTAAATTTATAGAGGAACCGTAGGTCGCCCCATCTCACTGATGAACCTTCAGCAACGGCCACACTGCATTCAGCAGCAGCTGGTGAAAAAACATTGATTTTACTGCATTTTCTAGCTGACCCTAGAAATCAGAGGCACACTGTTCAGTACTTTGACAAACAACAGGTCTAGCTACAGCTGAACCGGGCCATAAAATTGATGGCGAAAATGGGTTTGTTTTCTAATTAGGGTTCAAACTCTTCTTGACACATAGATTTTCAATATTCCAAAGCAACACAGATAAATGTTCTTGTTGACCAGTTCCTCCTTTGTTTGGGCCCGTAGCACACAAAGTTGAGGTGCCCTctgagaggcagagctcaggGTTGCAAAGGGTTGAGGAGATCAGCCTCAGGCAGGTCAGGCCGCTCCACcggcagggagaggagagggccGTGCAGAGAGACCAGGAGGCCCTGCGGTGAACAGCCTGGTCCACCCCGCACGCGGCCTCAGGCAGCTCTCTCATCCCCGTGTCTGTTTCTTAAAACCTGACTCTGGGGGTCCTCCGAGTGACCCTGATGAACAAGTGTCTGCGGGAAGAGGAAGCTGTATTCGACTCCGGGACTGAGAACTAAGGCAGCTTTCCTTGGCATGGGGAGAAGAGCCTGAGGCCGCGCTGTGCTTTCCAAGGCCCTCGGAAAGGGTCTCCTCATTTGCTGCTCTGGCGGGGCTCAGATAGGCCCTGCAGGCTGTTTGCATCCTTCCTCTGGCAGAAGACAATGCAGGGAGGCTTTTAAGGTGGATGGGAGGGGTGGAGGGGAAGGTGAGTTACAGAAGGGAGCCAAGGCCTCCTCTTGTCCCCTCCTTTGAAGGAAGGTCTGAAGGCATTGCTGCACAGaccaaggatgtggagaaagtagAGGCCTGGGGCACTGGCGGGGGCGGACATGGGGAGGTGTCAGCCTGCAGAGTCCTATCTAGGGCTAGGGCTCACCTCAGGCAGCACGGGACACCGCTGACACGGATGACAACAAcaggacagggagagggagagggaggggacaCAGGCTTGGGCAGTCAGGGTCACCTGAACCTCGTTTTGAGGACAGCCTGTCTGAGCTGCCTTCAGGCGATCTGGCAATTCCCATGTGGAGcttggagaaagggaagaaggaggcaAGACTTGGGGTCTGCTGACCTAGGGTGCTCTACAAGCCGAGTTGAGTGTTTGGGGAGACCGGGGGCCTGGGGAGAGGCCCAGAACAGGGCCTCTAAGGACTGCAACGCGGGAAAACCGAGGAGAGCTTGAGCAA
Protein-coding sequences here:
- the GAL gene encoding galanin peptides isoform X1, which codes for MARGSALLLASLLLAAALSASAGLWSPAKEKRGWTLNSAGYLLGPHAVGNHRSFSDKNGLTSKRELQPQDDVKPGSFDRSMPENNIMRTIIEFLSFLHLKEAGAFDRLPDLPAGASSEDMERS
- the GAL gene encoding galanin peptides isoform X2, which translates into the protein MPRGAAHSGFRPSCPVLPFQMARGSALLLASLLLAAALSASAGLWSPAKEKRGWTLNSAGYLLGPHAVGNHRSFSDKNGLTSKRELQPQDDVKPGSFDRSMPENNIMRTIIEFLSFLHLKEAGAFDRLPDLPAGASSEDMERS